In Populus alba chromosome 1, ASM523922v2, whole genome shotgun sequence, a single window of DNA contains:
- the LOC118033664 gene encoding protein P21, whose product MSSLKALSIFSFLFAALHFPSVHAATFDITNKCPYTVWAAAVPGGGRQLNNGQKWTISAAPGTTHARIWARTNCKFDGAGRGSCQTGDCNGLLACQGYGSPPNTLAEYAIGQYANQDYIDISNIDGFNVPMEFSSASAGCTRVIKCTADIVGQCPKDLKVQGGCNGPCPVFKTDQYCCNSGTCGPTPFSRYFKERCPDAYSYPKDDPTSLFTCPTGTNYKVIFCP is encoded by the coding sequence ATGAGCTCCCTTAAAGCCCTCTCAatcttttccttcctttttgcTGCCCTTCATTTCCCCTCTGTCCATGCAGCCACATTTGATATAACAAACAAATGTCCCTACACGGTTTGGGCTGCAGCTGTGCCTGGGGGTGGCAGGCAACTCAACAATGGTCAGAAATGGACCATTAGTGCTGCCCCTGGCACCACACATGCACGCATTTGGGCTCGAACCAATTGCAAATTTGATGGTGCTGGAAGGGGCAGCTGCCAGACTGGTGACTGCAATGGGCTCCTAGCATGCCAAGGCTATGGTTCACCCCCTAACACCCTAGCCGAATACGCAATCGGCCAATATGCAAACCAAGATTACATTGATATCTCTAACATTGATGGATTTAATGTTCCTATGGAATTCAGCTCGGCCTCTGCAGGTTGCACCCGCGTGATCAAATGCACAGCAGATATCGTTGGACAGTGCCCCAAGGACTTGAAGGTCCAAGGAGGGTGCAATGGACCATGCCCTGTGTTCAAAACTGACCAGTATTGTTGCAATTCAGGCACCTGTGGTCCTACTCCTTTCTCAAGGTATTTCAAGGAGAGGTGCCCAGATGCTTATAGTTATCCCAAGGATGATCCTACAAGTTTGTTTACTTGCCCCACTGGAACCAACTATAAGGTCATATTCTGCCCATGA
- the LOC118033666 gene encoding uncharacterized protein, with translation MALQEQLDRFKKQQEKCQSTLTSIAKSRPSKSSLTQKTVAVAPSPSTSARTPAPAVKFSNDTERLQHINSIRKAPAGAQIKRVIDLLLETRQAFTPEQINDHCYVDMNSNKAVFDSLRNNPKVHYDGKRFSYKSKHDLKDKSQLLVLIRKFPEGIAVIDLKDAYPNVMDDLQALKTVGQIWLLSNFDSQEDIAYPNDPRMVIKVDDDLKQLFRGIELPRDMLDIEKDLQKNGMKPATNTAKRRAAAQVQGISTKQKAKKKKHEISKRTKLTNAHLPELFKNLGS, from the exons atgGCGCTGCAAGAACAATTAGATCGATTCAAGAAGCAGCAAGAGAAGTGTCAGTCTACGCTTACAAGTATTGCGAAATCAAGGCCGTCTAAATCCAGTCTGACTCAAAAAACGGTTGCCGTAGCTCCATCGCCATCTACCAGTGCGAGGACTCCTGCTCCTGCTGTCAAATTTTCTAATGACACGGAGAGGCTTCAGCATATTAATAGCATTCGAAAAGCCCCTGCCGGGGCTCAAATCAAGCGTGTCATAGACCTGCTTCTAGAG ACAAGGCAAGCCTTTACTCCAGAACAAATAAATGACCACTGTTATGTTGATATGAATTCCAACAAAGCCGTGTTTGACAGTTTGAGGAACAACCCGAAAGTGCACTATGATGGGAAACGCTTCTCATACAAG TCCAAGCATGATTTGAAGGACAAGAGTCAACTCCTTGTCTTGATACGGAAATTTCCAGAGGGCATTGCTGTCATTGACCTCAAGGATGCATACCCAAATGTGATGGATGACTTGCAG GCTTTGAAAACTGTAGGCCAGATTTGGCTGCTATCGAACTTCGATTCACAGGAGGATATTGCCTACCCAAATGACCCTAGGATGGTCATTAAGGTGGATGATGACCTTAAACAGCTTTTTCGAGGGATTGAGTTGCCTCGCGATATGCTTGACATTGAGAAGGATCTCCAGAAGAATGGGATGAAACCTGCGACCAATACTGCAAAGAGGAGGGCTGCAGCTCAGGTGCAGGGCATTTCCACTAAGCAAAAGgccaagaagaagaagcatgagATCAGCAAGAGAACTAAGCTCACCAATGCACATCTTCCAGA
- the LOC118033665 gene encoding osmotin-like protein OSM34, protein MSHLTKFLTSSLLIFSLVFISTNAATFEIRNSCPYTVWAAASPGGGRRLERGQTWNLNVPAGTSMARIWGRTNCNFDGGGQGRCQTGDCTGGLQCKGWGVPPNTLAEYALNQFGNLDFYDISLVDGFNIPIEFSPTSGGGSGKCQALLCTADINGQCPNELRAPGGCNNPCSVFKTNEYCCTNGQGSCGPTNFSRFFKDRCPTSYSYPQDDPSSTFTCPGGTNYRVIFCPRGSPHFPLEMVEEKSAE, encoded by the coding sequence ATGAGCCACCTAACCAAATTTCTCACCTCCTCCCTCCTGATCTTTAGCCTTGTCTTCATCTCTACTAATGCAGCCACCTTTGAAATCCGAAATAGTTGTCCTTACACTGTGTGGGCCGCAGCCTCACCTGGTGGTGGACGCCGTCTAGAACGTGGCCAAACTTGGAATCTTAATGTTCCTGCTGGCACGTCCATGGCTCGTATTTGGGGCCGGACAAATTGTAACTTTGATGGTGGTGGTCAGGGTCGTTGCCAAACTGGGGATTGTACCGGTGGCCTACAGTGCAAAGGCTGGGGTGTCCCTCCCAACACTCTAGCTGAATATGCATTAAATCAGTTTGGTAACTTGGATTTTTATGATATATCGCTTGTTGATGGATTTAATATCCCTATAGAATTTAGTCCAACATCAGGCGGTGGCTCAGGGAAGTGTCAGGCGCTTCTTTGCACAGCAGATATTAATGGGCAATGTCCTAATGAATTGAGGGCTCCTGGTGGGTGTAATAACCCATGTTCCGTGTTCAAAACTAACGAATATTGCTGCACTAATGGGCAGGGGAGCTGTGGCCCTACCAATTTCTCAAGGTTTTTTAAGGATAGGTGCCCTACTTCTTACAGCTATCCCCAGGATGACCCTTCAAGCACATTTACATGCCCTGGCGGGACCAACTATAGGGTTATCTTTTGCCCTCGGGGGTCTCCTCATTTCCCCTTGGAGATGGTTGAAGAAAAGAGCGCAGAGTAA
- the LOC118033663 gene encoding thaumatin-like protein, which produces MSSLKALSIFSFLFAALHFPSVHAATFDITNKCPYTVWAAAVPGGGRQLNNGETWTISAAPGTTQARIWARTNCQFDGAGRGSCQTGDCNGLLACQGYGSPPNTLAEYAIGQFANQDFIDISNIDGFNVPMEFSSASAGCTRVIKCTADIVGQCPNELKVPGGCNGPCPVFKTDEYCCNSGTCGPTPFSRYFKERCPDAYSYPKDDPTSLFTCPTGTNYKVIFCP; this is translated from the coding sequence ATGAGCTCCCTTAAAGCCCTCTCAatcttttccttcctttttgcCGCCCTTCATTTCCCCTCTGTCCATGCAGCCACGTTTGATATAACAAACAAATGTCCCTACACGGTTTGGGCTGCAGCTGTGCCTGGGGGTGGCAGGCAACTCAACAATGGTGAGACATGGACCATTAGTGCTGCCCCTGGCACCACACAAGCACGCATTTGGGCTCGAACCAATTGCCAGTTTGATGGTGCTGGAAGGGGCAGCTGCCAGACTGGTGACTGCAATGGGCTCCTAGCATGCCAAGGCTATGGTTCACCCCCTAACACCCTAGCCGAATACGCAATCGGCCAATTTGCAAACCAAGATTTCATTGATATCTCTAACATTGATGGATTTAATGTTCCTATGGAATTCAGCTCGGCCTCTGCAGGTTGCACCCGCGTGATCAAATGCACAGCAGATATCGTTGGACAGTGCCCCAATGAGTTGAAGGTCCCTGGAGGGTGCAATGGACCATGTCCTGTGTTCAAAACAGACGAGTATTGCTGCAATTCAGGCACCTGTGGTCCTACTCCTTTCTCAAGGTATTTCAAGGAGAGGTGCCCAGATGCTTATAGTTATCCTAAGGATGATCCTACAAGTTTGTTTACTTGCCCCACAGGGACCAACTATAAGGTCATATTCTGCCCATGA